A window of Streptomyces sp. Je 1-332 genomic DNA:
CCCGGTGACGCATGGCGGACAGCACCAGATGAGCCTTGGCCCGGTGGAAACGCCGACGCCGGAACACCGAACGGGCCTCGATCATCAGCAGCGGGGTGTTCCGACCGGGGCCGCCGTCACCGCCGTTGAGGAAATGCGGGCCGAGTTGGTCACCGAAGAGCCAGTGCATGACGTGTCTCTCCTCAGTCGCGACCGCGGGCTTCCTTGAAGCGTGCGAGCCCGTCGGCGAGGTCGATCAGCGGTTCCGGGTAGTCGAGGTGGGCGCGCCGGCTCTCGGGGAGCCGCCAGGGCTCGTGCACCAACCGGGCCTCCACGTCCCCCAGTTCGGGCACCCACCTGCGGACGTAGGCTCCCTGCGGATCGAAGCGTTTGCCCTGCACCACCGGATTGAGGACGCGGTGGGGCCGGGTGTCGGTGCCGGTTCCCGCGACCCACTGCCAGTTGAGCTGGTTGTTGGTGATGTCGCCGTCGACCAGCAGGTCGAGGAAGTGCCGGGCGCCGATCCGCCAGTCCACGTACAGCGTCTTGGTCAGGAAGCTCGCCGTCAGGAGGCGGGCGCGATTGTGCATCCAGCCCTCGTGACGCAGTTGACGCATCCCTGCGTCGACGAGCGGATAGCCCGTACGCCCCTCGCGCCACGCGGCGATCTCCTTGGCCGCGTCGTCCTCGCCGCGCCAACGGTCGTGCCGGGTGCGGTAGTCCTGGACGGACGCCTCCGGCCTCGATGCCAGTACCTGGTGATGGAAGTCGCGCCAGCACAGCTGACGGACGAACGCCTCCGCCCCAGGACCACCGTGCTTCCGGGCGCGTTGGACGAGTTCGACCGGTGACAGGGCCCCGAAGTGCAGGTAGGGCGAGAGCCGGGAGGTCGCGTCGCCCGCCAGGTCGTCATGCCGATCCGCATAGGTCGCAAGGCCCGAACGCTTCCAGCGCGAGAACAACTCGCGCCCCGCCTCCTCGCCCCCGTGCGGAATGCCCGGCGAGATGTCGGACCCGGTGCCGCGGGACGGCAGCCGATCGCCGCGGATGGAGGCGGGAACGCGCACGGTGCGCGGCGCCGGGCAGGTCTCCCTCAGTCGCACGCCCGACCAGCGGCGGAAGTAGGGGGTGAACACGGCGTAGTGGTCAGTGCCGGTGGGCGTCAGGGATCCGGGGGCGACAGCGGTGATCACACTGTCGTGAACGCGCAGTTCCACGCCGCGTGCGCCAAGACAGTCACGCAGCCGCTCCTCCCGCAGATGGGCGTACTTGGTGACGCCCGCCGCCATGTGTACTTCCTCGGCCCCGCACTCCGCGGCGACCCCGGCGACCTCCTGGGCGACCGGCCCCGTGCGCACGACCAGGCGGCCACCACGCCGGCGCAGCGAGGCGTCGAGGTCGGCCAGGCATTCGGCGAGGAAGGCGCTGCGGTTGGGCGCGTCGAAACCGGCCGCGTGCACACCGGGGTCGCGCACGAAGAGCGGCACCACCTCGTCGGCCCCCGCCAGCGCGGCGCGCAACGGCGGATGGTCGTGCAGACGCAGATCCGAGGTGAACAGGACGACCGCGACGGTCATGTCGTCACTCCTGGGGGAAGTCCTTGGGCGACTCGGGCCGCCCGCGTGACTACTTCGTGCGGATGTGGGCTGTTGGATGCACGGAGCGACGATAGCTCCGAAATATGTGTTTTGCTCCAAAAAGCTCACAAAACGGAATCCGGTGCATCGGGTGGCTCCGAATTACTCATGCAACGGGCGTAACGCAGCACCACACCGGCTGTCCCGGCCGGCGTTCCCGCGCCCCCGATCCCTCATCGAGGAGGGCATTGTCATGAGTGTCCACCACCTCCGTCGAACGGCCGTCGCGGTCGTCGCGGGACTGGCCCTGCCGGTCTCACTGGGGCTTCTCGCCCCCATGGCTCACGCCGGTGACATGACCGAGCCCTTCGGTCCGGCGTGTTCCACCGTTCCCAAGGACGGCGCGGGCAGCTTCAGCGGTATGGCCGACGACCCGGTCGCCACCGCCGCGTCCAACAACCCGGCCCTGTCCACGCTCGTGTCCGCCGTCAAGAAGGCGGGCTTGGTGGACACGCTGAACAACGCCAAGGACATCACCGTGTTCGCGCCGACCAACGACGCGTTCGCAAAGATCCCGAAGGCCGATCTGGACAAGGTCCTCAACGACAAGGCGCAGCTCACCAAGATCCTCACCTACCACGTGGTGGGCGAGAAGCTCGCCCCGGATCAGCTGACCAAGGGCTCGTTCAAGACCATGGAGGGCAGCAACCTCACCACCTCGGGCTCCGGTGAGTCGTACAAGGTGAACGATTCCGCCAAGGTCGTGTGCGGCAACGTCAAGACGTCCAATGCGACCGTCTACATCATCGACTCGGTCCTCATGCCGAAGATGTGACGGTCTATCAGGATGGCGGCAATGCGGGGGACTTCCTCGGCCTCGCGGCTTCAAGGCCGCGAGGCCGAGGACTCTTGGGCGACCCGGGCCTCACATCTTGGGCATGAGAACGGTGTCGATGATGTGGACGTTCGCGTTGGCGGTCTTCACGTTGCCGCAGACCACGTTGGCGCTGTCGTTGACCTTGTAGGACTCACCAGAGCCCGCCGTGGTCAGCTTGGACTTCTCCAGCGTCTCGTAGGAGCCGCTCTCCAGGTCCTTGGGGGCGAGCTTCTGGCCCACGACGTGGTAGGTCAGGACCTTGGTGAGCATGGCCTTGTCGTTGAGGACCTTGTCCAGGTCGGCCTTCGGAATCTTCGCGAAGGCGTCGTTGGTCGGCGCGAACACGGTGATGTTCTCGGCGGTGTTGAGCGTGTCGACCAGGCCCGCCTTCTTGACCGCGGTCACCAAGGTGGACAGCTCGGGGTTGTTGGACGCGGCCGTGGCGACCGGGTCCTTGGCCATCCCGTCGAAGCTGCCCTTGCCGTCCTTGGGCACCGACGCACACGCCGAACCGAACGGCTTGTCACCGGCCATGTCACCCGAGGAGCCTTCGCTCGCTTCGTCGGACTTCTTGGACTCGCTCGCCGCCGTGCTGTCGTCCGCCTTGTCCTTGCTGTCATCGCCGGAACACGCGGCCAGCGACAGGGGCAGGAGTGCGGCGGCGGTCACGGCGATGGCGGTGCGGCGGATGCGAAGGGTGGTGCTCATGAGTGTTCTCCTTGCGGGGATGGGCGTCAGAGCTGCGTACGTCGGGGGACCCGGCTGTGTCCCCCCGCTCACACCTGTCATTCGGAGCCGTGAGCCGGACGGCTTGGTCGGTCACCCGGCGCGATTTCCCCGGCCCGTACGAATTTCCCCGGCCCGTACGGATTCCCCCGGCCTGTACGAACAGCTCAGGCAGGGAACTCGATCAGACCGACCGGTGGAAGGGTCGGAGTCCTGGATCCGCCCGCGGGCTCGATGGTGAGGCCCATCCCCGTGGCCCCTTGCAGCGTGCCGTCCATGAGGACGGTCTGATCGCCGCTCCTCGACTCGAGCAGGCCAGCCGCGCGCATCGTCCCCCGGTCGTTGAACCACATCTCGTACACCTTGTCCCCGGGCGGCGCGTCGAGCCCTGAGACGGTGAAGACCGCGCGGTTCTGGCTTTCTGAGGTCACGACGACTCCCCGCGCGCCACCGGAGAGCGCCGCGGCCCGTGTCTTCGCGTCCGGCGCGGCAAGAACCGCGGCGACCTGATCCGCCTGCGCCCGTGCCTGGTTCGCCTGTTCGCGAGCGTCCCGCGCTTCCTGATGCTGCCAGGTGGCCACTCCGCCAAGGGCGGCGGCAGCCAGACACGCGGCCAGCGTCCAACGGCCCGCGCCACTCGCCCAACGGCCGCTCCTGCCCAGCCACCCCGTCGAGCCTTGGAGCTCGGGGGGACGCGAGGCATGGGCGGGTTCCTGGGGCACCTTTGCGATCTGGTCGAGAACCGATTGCTTCAGGGAGGGCGGCGGGGCGGCGGGCGCGGTGAGTTGCGCCGCCGTGGCCAGGAACTCCGCTACTTCCTGCCGACACGGCCCGCAGGAGTCCAGGTGCGTCTCGAAGGCGTCGACCTCGTCCGGGGGCAACGCGTGCAGGGCGTAGGCGGCGGCGAGGGTGTGCGGGTCGATGACGCTCATGCCAGGCCTCCCAGACAGTTGCGCAGCCGAATGAGCCCGTCCCGCATGCGTGTTTTGACCGTGCCCAGGGAAGCGGAGAGGCGCTGGGCCACCTCGCGGTACGTCAGTCCCTCGTAGTACGCCAAGGTGATCGATTCACGCTGTACCTCGGTCAACGACCGCAGGCACCGCCGCACTTCCTCGCGTTCCAGGCGCGTCTCGACCTCGGCCTCGGTCACGTCGAACGCGGGCATGCGCTCGCGCAGGGCGACCACCTCCTCGCGCGCGGAGGCCGCGGTCACCGACCGGACGCGGTCCACGGCCCGGCGGTGGGCCATCGTCAGCACCCAGGTCAGTACGGTCCCTCGCTCGGGCCGGTAGCGGTCGGCGTGCCGCCACACCTCCACCAGCACTTCCTGTGTCACTTCCTCGGACTGCGCCGTATCGCGCAGAACCGCGCGCACGATCCCGAAGGCGGGCCCGGACACAGCGTCGTACAGCTGCGAGAACGCCTGCTGATCGCCGTCCGTGACCCGCTTCATCAACGCCGGCAGATCGGGCTCGCCCGCAGGAATGCCACCGATGAACACCGCTTGTCTCATGCCTCCCCATCATGGCCCCACGCGCACGGCAGCCGCTGCCGTGCGCCTCGCCCGCGCGGAGCGACGTGTGCAGAGCCTCTCTGCCAGTGATTCGTAGCCGACGGGCGGACGGATGGGTCTCGTTTTCCTGGTCGAAGGGTGAGGGAGCGGCTGGCAGCCTTGCTGATTCCTCCACATGGGGGAGGGCGACCAATCCGTACAGGGGCGCGGGTACGGATAGCGGGTGTGAAAGACGAGCTGAGGACATCACGGCGCCGGACCGCGTGGCGCCTTCTGGGGCTGGGCGCACTGAGCGGACTACTGGCGGCCTACGCCGCACTGGCGGTCGCCGAGTTGGTGTCCGCCGCGGTGCGCCCCGAGTCCGGACCGGTGGTGGCGGTCGGCGGGGCGGCGATCGACCGTACGCCGTCATCGGTCAAGGACTGGGCGATCAGAGAGTTCGGGACGAACGACAAACTCATCCTGCAACTGGGCATTCTCGGCGTCCTTACCCTGTTCGCGCTCGTCCTCGGTGTCGTGGCGGTCCGGTACCGTCGCAGCGGCTCGGCCGGTGTGCTGCTGTTCGGCGTTGTGGGCGCGCTCGCGGCAACGAGCCGCCCCGACTCCACGAGCGTCATGGACGGGCTGCCTTCCGTGGTGGGCGCGGTGGCGGGAGCCGGGCTCCTCTACTGGCTCGTGGGCCGGCTTCGGTCGCCCCGCCCCGCGTCCGCCCCCGCCGCAGGGACGCCGGGGGAGAAGGACGGGACGGACGGTCCCGTGGACGAGCCCGGCCAGCCTGCTCGGCAGTCTGGCCGGCAGCCGGGTTGGGATCGTCGGGGGTTCGTCATCGCCGCGACGGCGGCAGCGGCCGCGTCGACCGGCGCGGGTCTGCTGGGCCGGTCCCTGAACGGCTCACAAGGGAAGAACGCCGTCGAGGCCCGCAGCCAGGTGACCCTGCCGGCCCCCGCCTCCGCGGCCGCCCCGGTGCCCAAGGGCGCCGCGCTGCGCGTCCGGGGCATCAGCTCGTTCGTGACGCCCAACGACGACTTCTACCGAGTCGACACCGCGCTGGTGGTACCCAAGGTCGATGCCAACGCCTGGAAGCTGCGCATCCACGGCAAGGGCGTGACGCGGGAGCTCACGCTCACCTTCGACGACCTGCTGCGGATGGAACTGGTCGAGCGCGACATCACGCTCGCCTGTGTGTCGAACGAGGTCGGCGGTCCGTACGTGGGCAACGCCCGGTGGATCGGCGTGCGCCTGGCCGACCTTCTGAAGCGCTGTGGTGTGAAGCCGCCCTCGCGAGGTGGCCCCGCGGATCAGCTCGTGGCGCGGTCGGTGGACGGCATGACGATCGGCACCCCGGTCGAGGACGTGATGGACGGCCGTGACGCGATGCTGGCGCTCGGCATGAACGGGCAGCCGCTGCCGTTCGAGCACGGCTTCCCGGTGCGGATGATCGTGCCGGGACTCTACGGATACGTGTCCGCCTGCAAGTGGATCAAGGACATCGAGCTCACCACGTTCGACGACTACGACTCGTACTGGGTGAAGAGGGACTGGGCCCGCGAGGCACCGATCAAGACCCAGTCGCGTATCGACACCCCCAAGCCCTTCGCCCGTCCCGAGGCGGGGACCGTGATGGTCGCCGGAGTCGCCTGGGCCCAGCACCGCGGAATCCGGAAAGTGGAGGTCCGTGTCGACGACGGGCCATGGCAGGTCGCCGACCTGGCCGCCGAGGACACACGCGACACCTGGCGCCAGTGGTCCTTCCCCTGGAAGGCCACCTCCGGAGGCCATACCCTCACCGTCCGTGCCACCGACGGGACGGGCGAGACACAGACGGAGAAGCGCACCCGCCCCATCCCGGACGGAGCCAGCGGCTGGCACTCGGTGGTCGTCACCGTCTGAGGAGGACGACGGCAGCTCGGTTATCCCCGCTTATCCCCGCCCGCATTGGGCACCGATCCAGACGGTGCCGCCTTCAGGGGGAGTGAGCGCGGATGTTGAGGATACGACCGGCAGTGCTCGCCCCTCTGATCGTCATCCCCGCGGCGACTTTCATCGTTCTGCTCATCGACGGCACCGCTTTCGAGTCCGCCCCGCGGCAATTGCCGGACTATCCGTGCCCCGCCTCTGCCACAGCCGAAAAAGGTGTCCGCCCGACGGACTTCACCGAGTCGGCGCGGCCCTACGCAGGCGCAGGGCCGCACTTGGTGACTTCGGACGACTCATTGCTGGTGGACCGGATGCCCGCCCACTGGAAGGTGCCGCCCCGGCGGGACGCCACCACGTCCGAGCTGGTGGTGTGCGCATACGAGAAGGACACCGGTGAGAGGGTCGAGGACTGCCGCTACCACCACGGCATCACCTTGCCGCTGACGAAGGCGCGTGCCACCTACCGGTTGTTCGAGGCCAAGACCTCCAAGCTGGTCGCCGGCTTCCAGTTCAAAGGGGAGGGCGGCTGCCCCCGGTCGATCCACTACTACAAGGGAAATCCCCCCTCCTCCCTGCCTCAAGACATCGACCAGGAGGATGTGATCGCCAAACTCCGGCCCTATGTCGAAGGGCCAGTCAGGAAGGGAAGCGGGGAACTCCGGTAGGTGTCAGGGCCTTCAGGTGCCGTCGAGTTGGGCGGCCTTCTTGCACTCTTCTGCGCCGTCGCAGGCCTTGAGCCGGGCCAAAGCGCCGTGCAGCTGCTCGCGGCGTTCCTCTGACAGAGCGTCTGCCGTGTTCTTCAACTGCAACGGGTCGGCCTTGAGGTCGTAGTACTCCCGCTCCCCGGTGGCGTACTCGACGTACAGCTCGTCGGGGGTCCTGATCGCCTCATAGGTGGGCGGGTTTCCGGCCTTCTCCGGTCCCGCGTCCGGATCGTGTTTCTTGGACGCGGAACGGCGGTGTTCGATGAGCACGGCTTCTCGCCCGTCTTCCGCCGACTTTCCTCGCAGCAGGTCGGCGAAGCTCTGTCCGTCGGTGTCGGCATCCGGTGTGACTCCGGCGAGGTCGAGGAAGGTGGGGTTCAGGTCGGTGTTCTGCGTGAGAGCGTCGACCTCCGTGCCCGCCGGCACTCCGGGTCCGGTGACGGTCATCGGCACCTTGATGTCGGTGTCGTAGGCGGTCTGCTTTCCCGGTCGCAGGCGGTGCTCACCCATGTGGAAGCCGTTGTCGGAGCTGAACATGAAGTAGGTGTTGTCGGCCATGCCCTTGGCCTTGAGCTGCTCCTGAAGGCGTCCGATCATCGTGTCGATGGCCTGTACGGAGCGCACCCTCTTGGCGAAGTTCTGGTCGATCTTCCGCTGTTCCTTCTCGGTGAGCGGGGCAAGCTCCCGCTGCCACTGCGGGGCGTCTTCGGTGGCGCGGTCGTACGCCTCCGTGCGGGGCGCCTTCAGGTGGGGATAGGAGTCCGCGTCGCGTGGGGCCGGTGTGGCGGGGCCGTGCGGGGTGAAGGGCGAGAGCTGGAGCATGAACGGCTTCTGCTCCTTCGCCGAGGCATCGATGAAGGAGCCTGCCTTGTCGGAGATCACGTCCGTCAAATAGTCCTCAGGGTCTTTCCCGTAGTGGCGGACCGTGCCGTTCTCATTGAGGTCGTAGTCGAACTCGGGGTAGCCGTTACCGGCGACAGCCCACTCGTCCCAGCCCGGCGGGACGTACCCCTTTGAACCGTTCTTCTTCTCCGCCGGCTGGTAGCCGTTGAGGTATTTGCCCATGAAGCCGGTCCGGTAGCCGGCGTCCTGCATCTTCGGGGCGTAGCAGCGCTTCTCGTTGCCGTTCTTCATGAACGCGCCGTAACCGCCGTCGTCGCCGGTATTGGTGAACACGCCCGTGTTGTGGGGGAAGTCGCCGGTGAGGATGGTGGAGCGGGAGGGGCAGCACAGCGAGTCGGTGACGAAGAAGTTGGAGAGGCTCGCGCCCTCCTCCTGCATCTTGCGGACGTGCGGCATGTACTGCACCAGATTCGATGACAAGTCATCGGTGAGCACGTACACGATGTTCGGCTTCGAACTGTCCTGCTGATTCGAACTGTCCTGCTGAGAGGCGGACTTGTTCGTGGACGTATTCGACGGACCGGATTCCGCGCCACTGGAACAGGAGGACATCAGGACGGCCAACACCGCACACCATGCGGCGAGCAGTGTGGGGCGACGTCGTGCACCCGTCATGAGCATCACCTCCGCGATTAGGGGTCGAGAACGCCCCGGAGGCTAGCGGCCCACTTTGTGGGATTCTTGTGACGCGCGGCGGCCCGTGGCCGACCCGCCGGCTACCCCTCCCGGGCCCCCGCGGCGGCGAACCGGATCTCGGCGCGTGTTCCGCGGCCGTCGGGGACTTCGTCGAGCCGCAGCGCCGCCCCGTGCAGAGTCGCCTGCTGGGCCACCAGGGCGAGCCCAAGACCATGACCCTCGCTGTCGGGCGCGCGATGAAACCGTTCGAGGACCGTCTGCCGCAGGTGGGGTGCGATGCCCGGCCCGCTGTCGTCGACCCGCAGCACCACGACGCCCCGTTCGGTACGCAGGGTGACCCTGACGTGCGCCTGGCGACTGTCCGGATCACGGCCGTGGGTCAGGGCGTTCGCGAGCAGGTTGTCGACCAGGGTGCGCAGTCCGTGCTCCCAGCCACGGATGACGCATGCTCCGGTCGGCAGGTCCAGGCGCAGGTCCGCTTCCGGGTGACGGCGCCTCGCGTCCTCGGCGGCGGCTTCGACGATGTCCGCCATGTCCACCGGAACCATGGCTTCGTGGCTTGCCAGCTCCCCTCGGCCGAGCTCCCGCAACATGACAA
This region includes:
- the sigK gene encoding ECF RNA polymerase sigma factor SigK; amino-acid sequence: MRQAVFIGGIPAGEPDLPALMKRVTDGDQQAFSQLYDAVSGPAFGIVRAVLRDTAQSEEVTQEVLVEVWRHADRYRPERGTVLTWVLTMAHRRAVDRVRSVTAASAREEVVALRERMPAFDVTEAEVETRLEREEVRRCLRSLTEVQRESITLAYYEGLTYREVAQRLSASLGTVKTRMRDGLIRLRNCLGGLA
- a CDS encoding deoxyribodipyrimidine photo-lyase — its product is MTVAVVLFTSDLRLHDHPPLRAALAGADEVVPLFVRDPGVHAAGFDAPNRSAFLAECLADLDASLRRRGGRLVVRTGPVAQEVAGVAAECGAEEVHMAAGVTKYAHLREERLRDCLGARGVELRVHDSVITAVAPGSLTPTGTDHYAVFTPYFRRWSGVRLRETCPAPRTVRVPASIRGDRLPSRGTGSDISPGIPHGGEEAGRELFSRWKRSGLATYADRHDDLAGDATSRLSPYLHFGALSPVELVQRARKHGGPGAEAFVRQLCWRDFHHQVLASRPEASVQDYRTRHDRWRGEDDAAKEIAAWREGRTGYPLVDAGMRQLRHEGWMHNRARLLTASFLTKTLYVDWRIGARHFLDLLVDGDITNNQLNWQWVAGTGTDTRPHRVLNPVVQGKRFDPQGAYVRRWVPELGDVEARLVHEPWRLPESRRAHLDYPEPLIDLADGLARFKEARGRD
- a CDS encoding fasciclin domain-containing protein, with the translated sequence MSTTLRIRRTAIAVTAAALLPLSLAACSGDDSKDKADDSTAASESKKSDEASEGSSGDMAGDKPFGSACASVPKDGKGSFDGMAKDPVATAASNNPELSTLVTAVKKAGLVDTLNTAENITVFAPTNDAFAKIPKADLDKVLNDKAMLTKVLTYHVVGQKLAPKDLESGSYETLEKSKLTTAGSGESYKVNDSANVVCGNVKTANANVHIIDTVLMPKM
- a CDS encoding fasciclin domain-containing protein; amino-acid sequence: MSVHHLRRTAVAVVAGLALPVSLGLLAPMAHAGDMTEPFGPACSTVPKDGAGSFSGMADDPVATAASNNPALSTLVSAVKKAGLVDTLNNAKDITVFAPTNDAFAKIPKADLDKVLNDKAQLTKILTYHVVGEKLAPDQLTKGSFKTMEGSNLTTSGSGESYKVNDSAKVVCGNVKTSNATVYIIDSVLMPKM
- a CDS encoding anti-sigma factor — protein: MSVIDPHTLAAAYALHALPPDEVDAFETHLDSCGPCRQEVAEFLATAAQLTAPAAPPPSLKQSVLDQIAKVPQEPAHASRPPELQGSTGWLGRSGRWASGAGRWTLAACLAAAALGGVATWQHQEARDAREQANQARAQADQVAAVLAAPDAKTRAAALSGGARGVVVTSESQNRAVFTVSGLDAPPGDKVYEMWFNDRGTMRAAGLLESRSGDQTVLMDGTLQGATGMGLTIEPAGGSRTPTLPPVGLIEFPA
- a CDS encoding sulfatase, which gives rise to MTGARRRPTLLAAWCAVLAVLMSSCSSGAESGPSNTSTNKSASQQDSSNQQDSSKPNIVYVLTDDLSSNLVQYMPHVRKMQEEGASLSNFFVTDSLCCPSRSTILTGDFPHNTGVFTNTGDDGGYGAFMKNGNEKRCYAPKMQDAGYRTGFMGKYLNGYQPAEKKNGSKGYVPPGWDEWAVAGNGYPEFDYDLNENGTVRHYGKDPEDYLTDVISDKAGSFIDASAKEQKPFMLQLSPFTPHGPATPAPRDADSYPHLKAPRTEAYDRATEDAPQWQRELAPLTEKEQRKIDQNFAKRVRSVQAIDTMIGRLQEQLKAKGMADNTYFMFSSDNGFHMGEHRLRPGKQTAYDTDIKVPMTVTGPGVPAGTEVDALTQNTDLNPTFLDLAGVTPDADTDGQSFADLLRGKSAEDGREAVLIEHRRSASKKHDPDAGPEKAGNPPTYEAIRTPDELYVEYATGEREYYDLKADPLQLKNTADALSEERREQLHGALARLKACDGAEECKKAAQLDGT
- a CDS encoding sulfite oxidase — encoded protein: MKDELRTSRRRTAWRLLGLGALSGLLAAYAALAVAELVSAAVRPESGPVVAVGGAAIDRTPSSVKDWAIREFGTNDKLILQLGILGVLTLFALVLGVVAVRYRRSGSAGVLLFGVVGALAATSRPDSTSVMDGLPSVVGAVAGAGLLYWLVGRLRSPRPASAPAAGTPGEKDGTDGPVDEPGQPARQSGRQPGWDRRGFVIAATAAAAASTGAGLLGRSLNGSQGKNAVEARSQVTLPAPASAAAPVPKGAALRVRGISSFVTPNDDFYRVDTALVVPKVDANAWKLRIHGKGVTRELTLTFDDLLRMELVERDITLACVSNEVGGPYVGNARWIGVRLADLLKRCGVKPPSRGGPADQLVARSVDGMTIGTPVEDVMDGRDAMLALGMNGQPLPFEHGFPVRMIVPGLYGYVSACKWIKDIELTTFDDYDSYWVKRDWAREAPIKTQSRIDTPKPFARPEAGTVMVAGVAWAQHRGIRKVEVRVDDGPWQVADLAAEDTRDTWRQWSFPWKATSGGHTLTVRATDGTGETQTEKRTRPIPDGASGWHSVVVTV